Proteins from a genomic interval of Prionailurus viverrinus isolate Anna chromosome F2, UM_Priviv_1.0, whole genome shotgun sequence:
- the SDR16C5 gene encoding epidermal retinol dehydrogenase 2 — MASNLKFTKELITFLGKSVIALLETLIFTFIPRPRKNVAGEIVLITGAGRGLGRLLALRFAHLGSVLVLWDINKEGNEETCRMAREAGATRVYAYTCDCSQKEEIYRVAEQVKKEVGDVSILINNAGVVTGSDFLNCPDDLMEKSLDVNFKAHLWTYKCFLPAMIANDHGHLVCISSSAGLVGVNKLADYCASKFAAYGLAESVFTETVVQKLKGIKTTIVCPFFINTGMFEGCSTVRPFLLPILEPEYVAEKIVDAILKEKVYLYVPRFLYFVMVLKSILPVKIALLLCDFMGIFNIMDGFVCKNKKH, encoded by the exons ATGGCTTCCAACCTGAAGTTCACCAAGGAATTGATCACCTTCTTAGGAAAATCAGTGATTGCTCTTCTGGAGACCCTGATTTTCACCTTCATCCCCAGACCACGGAAGAACGTTGCTGGTGAAATCGTGCTCATCACCGGTGCTGGGAGAGGACTGGGAAGGCTCTTGGCCCTCAGATTTGCCCACCTCGGATCGGTGCTGGTTCTCTGGGATATTAACAAGGAGGGGAATGAGGAAACATGCAGGATGGCTCGGGAAGCCGGAGCCACAAGAGTCTATGCCTACACTTGCGACTGCagccaaaaggaagaaatatacaGAGTGGCCGAGCAG GTTAAAAAAGAAGTTGGCGATGTCTCCATCCTGATCAACAATGCCGGAGTTGTGACAGGCAGCGATTTCCTCAACTGCCCAGATGACCTGATGGAAAAGTCTTTAGATGTGAATTTCAAAGCACATTTATGG ACGTATAAATGCTTTCTACCTGCTATGATAGCTAATGATCATGGCCATTTGGTTTGCATTTCAAGTTCAGCTGGATTAGTTGGAGTAAATAAACTGGCAG ATTACTGTGCAAGTAAATTTGCAGCCTATGGACTTGCTGAATCTGTATTTACAGAAACAGTAGTCCAGAAACTAAAGGGGATCAAGACCACTATCGTGTGCCCATTTTTTATAAACACTGGAATGTTTGAAGGTTGTTCTACTGT CCGTCCTTTTCTGTTACCGATTCTGGAACCAGAATACGTGGCTGAAAAGATAGTCGATGCTATCCTGAAAGAGAAAGTGTACTTATATGTGCCAAGGTTTTTATACTTCGTAATGGTTCTTAAAAG TATCTTGCCTGTCAAGATAGCGTTGCTTCTGTGTGACTTTATGGGCATCTTTAACATAATGGATGGCTTCGTTTGCAAGAACAAGAAACACTAA